The Streptomyces sp. NBC_00691 genome has a segment encoding these proteins:
- a CDS encoding tetratricopeptide repeat protein — translation MKIFGKVRHRPSASWRQATDRAFTLIGDGRYEDAGALLTRAADLEPWLSESWFNLALLHKFRHDWEQARAAGLRAVALLDKESGAPDWWNVGIAATALQDWPLARRAWQAYGLKVPGAAAGTGEPAGMELGSAAVRLSPEGEAEVVWGRRLDPARIEVLSIPLPSSGRRWGEVVLHDGVPNGERTTTAGPSYPVFDEIELWAPSPVPTWVVLLEAATEADRDALEQLAAEAGFAAEDWSSSVRLLCRACSESTMPSAEGEGEHSDPHDHSEPGHPGPLGHRSPGELWVPERECGIAAPAGLVRGLLDGWVADSPDSREWRDLEEVC, via the coding sequence GTGAAGATCTTCGGGAAGGTACGGCATCGGCCCTCCGCCTCATGGCGGCAGGCCACCGACCGCGCGTTCACGCTGATCGGCGACGGCCGGTACGAGGACGCGGGCGCGCTCCTGACGCGCGCGGCGGATCTTGAGCCCTGGCTCTCGGAGTCCTGGTTCAACCTGGCGCTGCTGCACAAGTTCCGGCACGACTGGGAGCAGGCGCGCGCCGCCGGGCTCCGCGCCGTCGCGCTGCTCGACAAGGAGAGCGGCGCCCCCGACTGGTGGAACGTCGGCATCGCCGCGACCGCGCTCCAGGACTGGCCCCTGGCCCGCCGCGCCTGGCAGGCCTACGGACTCAAGGTCCCCGGCGCCGCCGCGGGCACCGGTGAGCCCGCCGGCATGGAGCTGGGCAGCGCCGCCGTCCGGCTGTCGCCCGAGGGCGAGGCCGAGGTCGTGTGGGGCCGCCGGCTCGACCCGGCCCGGATCGAGGTCCTCTCCATCCCGCTGCCGTCCTCCGGGCGCCGCTGGGGCGAGGTCGTCCTCCACGACGGCGTACCGAACGGCGAGCGCACCACCACCGCCGGACCCTCCTACCCGGTCTTCGACGAGATCGAGCTGTGGGCCCCCTCACCCGTCCCCACCTGGGTGGTGCTTCTGGAGGCGGCGACCGAGGCCGACCGGGACGCCCTGGAGCAGCTGGCCGCGGAGGCGGGATTCGCCGCCGAGGACTGGTCGTCCTCCGTGCGGCTGCTCTGCCGTGCCTGCTCCGAGTCGACCATGCCGAGCGCCGAGGGCGAGGGCGAGCACTCCGACCCCCACGACCACAGCGAGCCGGGGCACCCCGGCCCGCTCGGGCACCGTTCGCCGGGCGAGCTGTGGGTCCCGGAGCGGGAGTGCGGCATCGCGGCCCCGGCGGGGCTGGTGCGCGGGCTCCTCGACGGCTGGGTGGCGGACAGCCCCGACAGCCGTGAGTGGCGCGATCTCGAAGAGGTCTGCTGA
- a CDS encoding ribonucleotide-diphosphate reductase subunit beta: MSTNEKKNLLDPGFELTLRPMRYPDFYERYRDAIKNTWTVEEVDLHSDVADLAKLTPAEQHMIGRLVAFFATGDSIVSNNLVLTLYKHINSPEARLYLSRQLFEEAVHVQFYLTLLDTYLPDPDDRSAAFDAVEEIPSIREKAQFCFKWMDSVEKIDRLETAADRRRFLLNLICFAACIEGLFFYGAFAYVYWFRSRGLLHGLATGTNWVFRDETMHMNFAFEVVDTVRKEEPELFDDALQQQVTDMLREAVEAELQFGRDLCGDGLPGMNTESMREYLQCVADQRLQRLGFAPVYGSENPFSFMELQGVQELTNFFERRPSAYQVAVEGSVDLDEDF, from the coding sequence ATGAGCACCAACGAGAAGAAGAACCTCCTCGACCCGGGCTTCGAGCTGACCCTCCGTCCGATGCGCTACCCGGACTTCTACGAGCGCTACCGGGACGCGATCAAGAACACCTGGACCGTGGAGGAGGTCGACCTCCACTCGGACGTCGCCGACCTCGCCAAGCTGACCCCCGCCGAGCAGCACATGATCGGCCGTCTGGTCGCGTTCTTCGCGACGGGCGACTCGATCGTCTCGAACAACCTGGTCCTGACCCTCTACAAGCACATCAACTCCCCGGAGGCGCGCCTGTACCTGTCGCGCCAGCTCTTCGAGGAGGCCGTGCACGTCCAGTTCTATCTGACGCTGCTCGACACCTACCTGCCCGACCCGGACGACCGCTCCGCCGCGTTCGACGCGGTCGAGGAGATCCCCTCCATCCGCGAGAAGGCGCAGTTCTGCTTCAAGTGGATGGACTCGGTCGAGAAGATCGACCGCCTGGAGACGGCCGCCGACCGCCGCCGCTTCCTGCTGAACCTGATCTGCTTCGCCGCGTGCATCGAGGGCCTGTTCTTCTACGGCGCCTTCGCGTACGTGTACTGGTTCCGGTCCCGCGGCCTGCTGCACGGCCTCGCGACCGGCACCAACTGGGTCTTCCGCGACGAGACGATGCACATGAACTTCGCCTTCGAGGTCGTGGACACCGTCCGCAAGGAGGAGCCGGAGCTCTTCGACGACGCGCTCCAGCAGCAGGTCACCGACATGCTCAGGGAGGCCGTCGAGGCGGAGCTGCAGTTCGGCCGCGACCTGTGCGGCGACGGCCTGCCGGGCATGAACACCGAGTCAATGCGCGAGTACCTCCAGTGCGTCGCCGACCAGCGGCTCCAGCGCCTCGGCTTCGCCCCGGTGTACGGCTCCGAGAACCCCTTCTCCTTCATGGAGCTCCAGGGCGTCCAGGAACTCACCAACTTCTTCGAGCGCCGCCCGTCCGCCTACCAGGTGGCGGTCGAGGGCTCGGTGGACCTGGACGAGGACTTCTAG
- the def gene encoding peptide deformylase — protein sequence MAQQETDEQTINDGFVVDTEDCEARELAHRERGTARPITVVGNPVLHKECKDVTEFDDSLAALIDDMFASQKAAEGVGLAANQIGVDLKVFVYDCPDDEGARHTGVVINPVLQELPAELRVLDESNEGCLSVPTAYAELARPDYAEVHGQDAQGNPIKVRGTGYFARCLQHETDHLYGYLYIDRLSKRDRKDALRQMEEGTPRYETVPNA from the coding sequence ATGGCGCAGCAGGAGACGGACGAGCAGACGATCAACGACGGGTTCGTCGTGGACACGGAGGACTGCGAGGCGCGCGAGCTCGCCCACCGTGAGCGCGGCACGGCCCGCCCGATCACCGTGGTCGGCAACCCGGTGCTCCACAAGGAGTGCAAGGACGTCACCGAGTTCGACGACTCGCTCGCGGCGCTCATCGACGACATGTTCGCCAGCCAGAAGGCCGCCGAGGGTGTGGGCCTCGCCGCGAACCAGATCGGTGTGGACCTCAAGGTCTTCGTCTACGACTGCCCCGACGACGAGGGCGCCCGGCACACCGGTGTCGTGATCAACCCGGTCCTCCAGGAGCTCCCGGCCGAGCTGCGTGTCCTCGACGAGTCCAACGAGGGCTGCCTCTCCGTGCCGACCGCCTACGCCGAGCTGGCCCGCCCCGACTACGCGGAGGTCCACGGCCAGGACGCCCAGGGCAACCCGATCAAGGTGCGCGGCACCGGCTACTTCGCCCGCTGCCTCCAGCACGAGACGGACCACCTGTACGGCTACCTGTACATCGACCGCCTCTCCAAGCGGGACCGCAAGGATGCCCTCCGCCAGATGGAGGAGGGCACCCCGCGCTACGAGACGGTGCCCAACGCCTGA
- a CDS encoding ribonucleoside-diphosphate reductase subunit alpha: MTIAPADPASAEASAVESDGPGTVLLRTLTDLTADLADTDPGKVAAAALRGRSAVADEAELRELATEAAAGLIAEDPAYSRLAARLLTITIADEAASQGSYRFSASVAVGHREGLIADRTAAFVALHAERLDATIDAAADDRFGYFGLRTLYSRYLLRHPITRKVIETPQHFMLRVACGLAEDDSVRALDEVTALYRLMSRLDYLPSSPTLFNSGTRHPQMSSCYLLDSPQDELDSIYDRYHQVARLSKHAGGIGLSYSRIRARGSLIRGTNGHSNGIVPFLKTLDASVAAVNQGGRRKGAAAVYLETWHADIEEFLELRDNTGEDQRRTHNLNLAHWIPDEFMRRVNADADWSLFSPADVPELVDLYGEEFDAAYHKAEAAGLARKTMPARDLYGRMMRTLAQTGNGWMTFKDASNRTANQTAEPGTVVHSSNLCTEIIEVTNDGETAVCNLGSVNLGSFVVGDDIDWERLDSTVRTAVTFLDRVVDINFYPTEQAGRSNARWRPVGLGAMGLQDVFFQLKLPFDSAEARALSTRISERIMLAAYEASADLAERNGPVPAWEQTRTARGVLHPDHYSATVELNWPERWAALRERIAAVGMRNSLLLAIAPTATIASIAGVYECIEPQVSNLFKRETLSGEFLQVNSYLVDELKKLGVWDAQTREALRESNGSVAGFTWVPAEVRELYRTAWEIPQRGLIDMAAARTPFLDQSQSLNLFLETPTIGKLSSMYAYAWKQGLKTTYYLRSRPATRIARAAQAAAPTAATIPVQQATPDADALACSLENPESCEACQ, translated from the coding sequence GTGACCATCGCGCCCGCCGATCCGGCTTCCGCCGAGGCTTCCGCGGTCGAGAGCGACGGCCCCGGGACCGTGCTGCTGCGGACCCTGACCGACCTCACCGCCGATCTCGCCGACACCGACCCCGGCAAGGTGGCCGCCGCCGCGCTCCGCGGCCGCAGCGCCGTGGCGGACGAGGCGGAACTGCGCGAGCTGGCCACGGAGGCGGCCGCCGGTCTGATCGCCGAGGACCCGGCGTACTCCCGGCTCGCCGCCCGGCTCCTGACGATCACCATCGCCGACGAGGCCGCGAGCCAGGGCTCGTACCGCTTCTCGGCCTCCGTCGCCGTCGGTCACCGCGAGGGTCTGATCGCCGACCGCACCGCCGCGTTCGTGGCGCTGCACGCCGAGCGGCTCGACGCGACGATCGACGCGGCCGCCGACGACCGCTTCGGCTACTTCGGCCTGCGCACCCTCTACTCGCGCTACCTGCTGCGCCACCCGATCACCCGCAAGGTGATCGAGACCCCGCAGCACTTCATGCTCCGCGTGGCCTGCGGCCTCGCCGAGGACGACAGCGTCCGCGCGCTCGACGAAGTCACCGCCCTCTACCGCCTGATGAGCCGGCTCGACTACCTGCCGTCCTCCCCCACGCTCTTCAACTCCGGCACCCGCCACCCGCAGATGTCCTCCTGCTACCTCCTGGACTCCCCGCAGGACGAGCTGGACTCCATCTACGACCGCTACCACCAGGTGGCGCGCCTCTCGAAGCACGCGGGCGGCATCGGCCTCTCCTACTCCCGCATCCGCGCCCGCGGTTCGCTGATCCGCGGCACCAACGGGCACTCCAACGGCATCGTGCCGTTCCTCAAGACCCTCGACGCCTCCGTCGCCGCCGTCAACCAGGGCGGCCGCCGCAAGGGCGCCGCCGCCGTCTACCTGGAGACCTGGCACGCGGACATCGAGGAGTTCCTGGAGCTCCGCGACAACACGGGCGAGGACCAGCGCCGTACGCACAACCTGAACCTGGCGCACTGGATCCCGGACGAGTTCATGCGCCGCGTCAACGCCGACGCCGACTGGTCGCTGTTCTCCCCGGCGGACGTGCCCGAGCTGGTCGACCTGTACGGCGAGGAGTTCGACGCCGCCTACCACAAGGCCGAGGCCGCGGGCCTGGCCCGCAAGACGATGCCGGCCCGCGACCTGTACGGCCGGATGATGCGGACCCTGGCCCAGACCGGCAACGGCTGGATGACCTTCAAGGACGCCTCGAACCGGACGGCCAACCAGACCGCCGAGCCCGGCACGGTCGTCCACTCCTCGAACCTGTGCACCGAGATCATCGAGGTCACGAACGACGGCGAGACGGCCGTCTGCAACCTCGGCTCGGTCAACCTGGGTTCGTTCGTCGTCGGTGACGACATCGACTGGGAGCGGCTGGACTCGACCGTCCGCACGGCCGTCACCTTCCTCGACCGGGTCGTCGACATCAACTTCTACCCGACCGAGCAGGCCGGGCGTTCCAACGCCCGCTGGCGGCCGGTCGGCCTGGGCGCGATGGGCCTCCAGGACGTCTTCTTCCAGCTGAAGCTGCCGTTCGACTCCGCCGAGGCGCGCGCGCTGTCGACGAGGATCTCCGAGCGGATCATGCTGGCCGCGTACGAGGCCTCCGCCGACCTCGCCGAGCGCAACGGTCCGGTCCCCGCCTGGGAGCAGACCCGCACGGCCCGTGGTGTCCTGCACCCGGACCACTACAGCGCCACCGTGGAGCTCAACTGGCCGGAGCGCTGGGCCGCGCTGCGCGAGCGGATCGCCGCCGTCGGCATGCGCAACAGCCTCCTCCTCGCCATCGCGCCGACGGCGACCATCGCCTCGATCGCGGGCGTCTACGAGTGCATCGAGCCGCAGGTCTCCAACCTCTTCAAGCGCGAGACGCTCTCCGGCGAGTTCCTCCAGGTCAACTCGTACCTGGTCGACGAGTTGAAGAAGCTCGGCGTGTGGGACGCGCAGACCCGTGAGGCGCTGCGCGAGTCCAACGGCTCGGTGGCCGGCTTCACCTGGGTCCCGGCCGAGGTGCGCGAGCTGTACCGCACGGCGTGGGAGATCCCGCAGCGCGGTCTGATCGACATGGCCGCCGCCCGGACCCCGTTCCTGGACCAGTCGCAGTCGCTGAACCTGTTCCTGGAGACGCCGACGATCGGCAAGCTGTCGTCGATGTACGCGTACGCCTGGAAGCAGGGCCTCAAGACGACGTACTACCTGCGCTCCCGTCCGGCGACCCGGATCGCCCGCGCCGCCCAGGCCGCGGCGCCCACCGCCGCCACCATCCCCGTCCAGCAGGCGACCCCCGACGCGGACGCCCTCGCCTGCTCCCTGGAAAACCCCGAGTCCTGCGAGGCCTGCCAGTAA
- a CDS encoding DUF3311 domain-containing protein translates to MPEATQGKQPTITPLRVVIAVCLFAPFVAMLWVSSYAKVEPLFAGIPFFYWYQMLWVLISTALTMVAYKLWQLDQRARKGGDER, encoded by the coding sequence ATGCCAGAAGCGACACAAGGGAAACAACCCACCATCACACCCCTGAGGGTGGTGATCGCGGTCTGTCTGTTCGCGCCGTTCGTGGCGATGCTCTGGGTCAGCTCGTACGCGAAGGTCGAACCGCTCTTCGCGGGCATCCCGTTCTTCTACTGGTACCAGATGCTCTGGGTACTGATCTCCACCGCGCTCACCATGGTCGCGTACAAGCTGTGGCAGCTGGACCAGCGTGCCCGCAAGGGGGGTGACGAGCGATGA
- the mctP gene encoding monocarboxylate uptake permease MctP — protein MKDGVNGVALAVFIFFFLAVTVMGFLAARWRKAENDSLDEWGLGGRSFGTWVTWFLLGGDLYTAYTFVAVPAAIYAAGAAGFFAVPYTILVYPLIFTFLPRLWSVSHKHGYVTTSDFVRGRFGSKGLSLAVAVTGILATMPYIALQLVGIQAVLDVMGVGGGENTHWFIKDLPLLIAFGVLAAYTYSSGLRAPALIAFVKDTLIYIVIAVAIIYIPIKLGGFDEIFAKAGEAYAQTNPATGKPRGALVPGDAGQWTYATLALGSALALFMYPHSITATLSSRSREVIRRNTTILPLYSLMLGLLALLGFMAIAAGIQVKNGQLAIPQLFETMFPDWFAGVAFAAIGIGALVPAAIMSIAAANLFTRNIYKDFIKPDATPAQETKVSKLVSLLVKVGALAFVLTMDKTVAINFQLLGGIWILQTFPALVGGLFTRWFHRWALLAGWAVGMIYGTVAAYGVASPTQKHFGGSSAEIPGIGEIGYIGLTAFLLNVLVTVVLTFVLKAVKAPEGIDETSPEDYTADAGDAGVKTLPKVGAETH, from the coding sequence ATGAAGGACGGCGTGAACGGCGTCGCACTCGCCGTCTTCATCTTCTTCTTCCTGGCCGTCACGGTCATGGGCTTCCTGGCCGCGCGCTGGCGCAAGGCCGAGAACGACAGCCTCGACGAATGGGGCCTGGGAGGCCGGTCGTTCGGCACCTGGGTGACCTGGTTCCTGCTGGGCGGCGACCTCTACACCGCGTACACCTTCGTCGCCGTCCCGGCGGCCATCTACGCGGCGGGCGCGGCCGGCTTCTTCGCCGTGCCGTACACGATCCTCGTCTACCCGCTGATCTTCACCTTCCTGCCGCGCCTCTGGTCGGTCTCGCACAAGCACGGGTACGTCACCACCTCGGACTTCGTGCGCGGCCGCTTCGGCTCCAAGGGCCTGTCCCTCGCGGTGGCGGTCACCGGCATCCTCGCCACCATGCCGTACATCGCGCTCCAGCTCGTCGGCATCCAGGCCGTCCTGGACGTGATGGGCGTCGGCGGCGGCGAGAACACCCACTGGTTCATCAAGGACCTGCCGCTGCTCATCGCCTTCGGTGTCCTCGCGGCGTACACGTACTCCTCGGGTCTGCGCGCGCCCGCGCTCATCGCCTTCGTCAAGGACACCCTGATCTACATCGTCATCGCGGTGGCGATCATCTACATCCCGATCAAGCTGGGCGGCTTCGACGAGATCTTCGCCAAGGCGGGCGAGGCGTACGCGCAGACCAACCCGGCGACCGGCAAGCCGCGCGGCGCGCTCGTCCCCGGCGACGCGGGCCAGTGGACGTACGCGACGCTGGCGCTCGGCTCGGCCCTCGCGCTCTTCATGTACCCGCACTCCATCACGGCGACCCTGTCGTCCCGGAGCCGTGAGGTCATCCGCCGCAACACCACGATCCTGCCGCTGTACTCGCTGATGCTGGGTCTGCTCGCGCTGCTCGGCTTCATGGCGATCGCCGCCGGGATCCAGGTGAAGAACGGCCAGCTCGCCATCCCGCAGCTCTTCGAGACGATGTTCCCGGACTGGTTCGCGGGCGTCGCCTTCGCCGCCATCGGCATCGGCGCGCTCGTGCCCGCCGCGATCATGTCGATCGCCGCGGCCAACCTCTTCACCCGCAACATCTACAAGGACTTCATCAAACCGGACGCGACCCCGGCGCAGGAGACCAAGGTCTCCAAGCTGGTCTCGCTCCTGGTGAAGGTCGGCGCGCTCGCCTTCGTCCTCACCATGGACAAGACGGTCGCGATCAACTTCCAGCTGCTCGGCGGCATCTGGATCCTGCAGACATTCCCGGCCCTCGTCGGCGGCCTCTTCACCCGCTGGTTCCACCGCTGGGCGCTGCTCGCCGGCTGGGCCGTCGGCATGATCTACGGCACCGTCGCCGCGTACGGGGTCGCCAGCCCGACACAGAAGCACTTCGGCGGCTCCTCCGCCGAGATCCCGGGCATCGGCGAGATCGGCTACATCGGTCTCACCGCCTTCCTCCTCAACGTCCTCGTCACGGTCGTCCTGACCTTCGTCCTCAAGGCCGTCAAGGCCCCCGAGGGCATCGACGAGACCTCCCCGGAGGACTACACGGCCGACGCCGGCGACGCCGGGGTCAAGACGCTCCCGAAGGTCGGCGCCGAGACCCACTGA
- a CDS encoding LuxR C-terminal-related transcriptional regulator, protein MLEALGIKESTEAVYRLLLERPEYDVAEMAAHLGRPASEVREALACLADLKLVLMDDSSGEVEPFNPDVGFSFLLSRAEAELSKRKRQVERAGRAVAGILASYADHSEPGVRHDLVDRITGLDNVRERLEDLAANARTECLSLLPGGAQLPDTMDASQPLDQLALERGVKIRSIYQESFRNDPPTVEYVRWYCDLGGDARTVPVVPMLMVIVDREAALVPVDPDDGRAGALEVRSPGLVHALVVLFDRLWDAGTPFGESPRRDEHDLSPQERELLMLLGIGCTDDIAARRLGISLRTVRRMSSELMNRLGARSRFEAGVRAAKEGWL, encoded by the coding sequence ATGTTGGAGGCGCTCGGCATAAAGGAGTCGACGGAGGCCGTCTACCGCTTGCTCCTGGAGCGACCCGAGTACGACGTGGCGGAGATGGCGGCCCATCTGGGCCGCCCCGCGTCCGAGGTCCGCGAGGCGCTCGCCTGTCTCGCGGACCTCAAACTCGTGCTGATGGACGACTCCTCCGGCGAGGTCGAACCCTTCAACCCGGACGTCGGATTCTCCTTCCTGCTCTCCCGCGCCGAGGCCGAGCTGAGCAAGCGGAAACGCCAGGTCGAGCGCGCGGGGCGGGCCGTCGCCGGCATCCTCGCCTCGTACGCGGACCACTCCGAGCCGGGCGTCCGGCACGATCTGGTCGACCGCATCACCGGCCTCGACAACGTACGGGAACGCCTGGAGGACCTGGCCGCGAACGCCCGCACCGAGTGCCTCTCGCTGCTCCCGGGCGGCGCTCAGCTCCCCGACACCATGGACGCGAGCCAGCCGCTCGACCAACTCGCCCTGGAACGCGGCGTGAAGATCCGGTCGATCTACCAGGAGAGCTTCCGCAACGACCCGCCGACCGTCGAATACGTGCGCTGGTACTGCGATCTGGGCGGCGACGCACGGACGGTGCCCGTGGTGCCGATGCTCATGGTCATCGTCGACCGGGAGGCCGCGCTCGTCCCCGTCGACCCGGACGACGGACGCGCCGGCGCCCTGGAGGTCCGCAGCCCCGGCCTGGTGCACGCGCTCGTGGTGCTCTTCGACCGACTCTGGGACGCGGGCACCCCGTTCGGCGAGAGCCCGCGCCGCGACGAGCACGACCTCTCCCCGCAGGAAAGGGAGTTGCTCATGCTGCTCGGCATCGGCTGCACGGACGACATCGCCGCCCGGCGGCTGGGGATCTCACTGCGGACCGTGCGCCGGATGAGCTCGGAGCTGATGAACAGACTCGGTGCGCGGAGCCGGTTCGAGGCCGGGGTACGGGCCGCCAAGGAGGGCTGGCTCTGA
- a CDS encoding GNAT family N-acetyltransferase: MDFTIRAVRPEEYEALGELTAGTYLDDGLLAHGAEDAYLHVLRDTARRARESEVLVAEDADGRLLGGVTFATGSTPWADIAVEGEAEFRMLVVSREARGRGVGEALVRACIERARALPECRRIVLSTDATMVSAHRIYDRLGFVRTPDRDWEPIPDHRLRTYSLEF, encoded by the coding sequence ATGGACTTCACGATCAGGGCGGTACGGCCCGAGGAGTACGAAGCGCTCGGTGAACTCACCGCGGGGACCTATCTGGACGACGGACTGCTCGCGCACGGGGCGGAGGACGCGTATCTGCACGTGCTCCGGGACACGGCCCGGCGGGCGCGCGAGAGCGAGGTGCTCGTCGCCGAGGACGCCGACGGGCGGCTGCTCGGCGGGGTGACCTTCGCCACCGGCTCGACCCCGTGGGCGGACATCGCGGTCGAGGGCGAGGCCGAGTTCCGGATGCTCGTGGTCTCCCGGGAGGCCCGTGGGCGAGGCGTCGGAGAGGCCCTCGTACGGGCCTGCATCGAGCGGGCGAGGGCCCTCCCGGAGTGCCGCCGCATCGTGCTGTCCACGGACGCCACGATGGTCTCCGCACACCGGATCTACGACCGTCTGGGCTTCGTCCGCACCCCGGACCGGGACTGGGAGCCGATCCCCGATCACCGCCTGCGTACCTACTCCTTGGAGTTCTGA
- a CDS encoding HD-GYP domain-containing protein produces the protein MRPGAVTVGTVHGAALLLSLTGFASTLWYGVDEPGNALAFGTLVVLGELARWGAAPEEREPAPLAAAGALAYALLGASAGTATTHGVLQTVAVVVAAGLAGIVPHIARGRGPGLDHLARRVLTVGFAALCFQPLYNSGAVVEHLGQGPAYALFLVLLLVLTALCDAVLAALLLRARTAFPYGPLLRDELRALLGIGSAVGATGIVMALGVAAAGLWALPVLAVPLLLTQVSFRRYSAVRTVNRQTIASLARATEIAGCTPPGHARRVAALSAAVGRELGLSGAELAVLEHAALMHDIGQLSLVDPVAGGATALLPAEEQRRIALLGGEVVRRTGVPEAVAVVVERQADPYREQPLPARIVRTVNAYDDLAGGEGAGAALDALERLRLGTARDHHPDVVECLARVLARGGAAGVTSVAAG, from the coding sequence ATGAGGCCCGGCGCCGTCACCGTCGGCACCGTCCACGGGGCCGCGCTCCTGCTGAGCCTCACCGGATTCGCCTCCACCCTCTGGTACGGAGTCGACGAACCCGGCAACGCCCTCGCCTTCGGCACCCTCGTCGTCCTCGGCGAGCTGGCCCGCTGGGGCGCCGCCCCCGAGGAACGGGAGCCCGCGCCGCTCGCCGCCGCAGGGGCCCTCGCCTACGCCCTGCTCGGGGCGAGCGCCGGCACCGCCACCACCCACGGCGTCCTCCAGACCGTCGCCGTCGTCGTCGCCGCCGGCCTCGCCGGGATCGTCCCCCACATCGCCCGGGGCCGGGGGCCCGGCCTCGACCACCTCGCCCGCCGCGTCCTCACCGTCGGCTTCGCCGCCCTCTGCTTCCAGCCCCTCTACAACTCAGGGGCCGTCGTCGAGCACCTCGGCCAGGGCCCGGCGTACGCCCTCTTCCTCGTCCTGCTGCTCGTCCTGACCGCCCTGTGCGACGCCGTCCTCGCCGCCCTCCTGCTCCGCGCCCGCACGGCATTCCCGTACGGCCCCCTCCTCCGCGACGAACTCCGCGCCCTCCTCGGCATCGGCTCCGCCGTCGGCGCCACCGGCATCGTCATGGCGCTCGGCGTGGCCGCCGCCGGGCTCTGGGCGCTGCCCGTGCTCGCCGTGCCGCTGCTGCTCACCCAGGTCTCCTTCCGCCGGTACTCCGCCGTGCGCACGGTCAACCGGCAGACCATCGCCTCCCTCGCCCGGGCCACCGAGATCGCCGGCTGCACCCCGCCCGGGCACGCCCGCCGGGTCGCCGCCCTCAGCGCCGCCGTCGGACGGGAGCTCGGCCTCTCCGGGGCCGAACTGGCCGTCCTGGAGCACGCGGCGCTCATGCACGACATCGGCCAGCTCTCCCTCGTCGACCCCGTCGCCGGCGGTGCCACCGCGCTGCTGCCCGCCGAGGAGCAGCGCCGGATCGCCCTCCTCGGCGGCGAGGTCGTCCGCAGGACCGGCGTCCCCGAGGCCGTCGCCGTCGTCGTGGAACGCCAGGCCGACCCGTACCGCGAGCAGCCGCTGCCCGCCCGGATCGTCCGGACCGTGAACGCCTACGACGACCTCGCGGGCGGCGAGGGCGCGGGCGCGGCCCTCGACGCCCTGGAGCGGCTCAGGCTCGGCACCGCCCGCGATCATCACCCGGATGTCGTCGAATGCCTGGCCAGGGTCCTGGCACGGGGCGGAGCGGCTGGGGTGACCTCCGTCGCGGCTGGGTAA